The Candidatus Firestonebacteria bacterium RIFOXYD2_FULL_39_29 genome contains a region encoding:
- a CDS encoding orotate phosphoribosyltransferase — translation MLSNEQVLEIFKKSGALLEGHFKLTSGLHSGQYLEKFQVLQWPKYTEILCRDIAERFKNDNINVVVGPVTGGVILAYEVAKCLGVRGIFTEREEGKMTLRRGFKINPGEKVLIVEDIITTGGSVMEVIEALKPFGGEITGVGLLADRSGGKIDFGVRKEALLTLKVENYQSEKCPLCQKGIPLTKRGSKK, via the coding sequence ATGCTGTCAAATGAACAGGTTTTAGAGATTTTCAAAAAGTCAGGAGCTTTACTTGAAGGGCATTTTAAATTGACCAGCGGGCTGCATTCGGGACAGTACCTGGAGAAATTTCAGGTTTTGCAGTGGCCAAAGTATACCGAGATCCTTTGCAGAGATATTGCCGAGAGGTTTAAAAATGATAATATAAATGTTGTCGTGGGTCCGGTTACAGGCGGAGTTATACTGGCCTATGAGGTTGCGAAGTGCCTCGGGGTTAGAGGTATATTTACGGAAAGAGAAGAAGGTAAGATGACTTTAAGAAGGGGTTTTAAAATAAATCCCGGAGAAAAAGTGCTTATTGTTGAAGATATTATAACAACGGGCGGTTCCGTTATGGAAGTTATTGAAGCTTTGAAACCGTTTGGCGGAGAGATTACGGGTGTCGGACTTCTTGCCGATAGAAGTGGAGGCAAGATTGATTTTGGAGTAAGGAAAGAAGCTTTGTTGACCCTGAAAGTAGAGAACTATCAGTCGGAAAAATGTCCGCTTTGTCAGAAAGGTATTCCTTTGACAAAACGGGGAAGCAAGAAATAG
- a CDS encoding glycine dehydrogenase (aminomethyl-transferring) → MELIFEKTKDGRKAYTLPECAKCQTGIPEKYLRRNLTNLPEVSELQIVRHYTNLSKRNIGVDGNFYPLGSCTMKYNPKVNEDIAALPGFAKLHPLQSEEDVQGALKVMYELEDMLKEVSGMDAVTLQPAAGAHGEFTGLLIARAYHNSKGRTPTRVIVPDTSHGTNPSSAHIAGYHVVTVRSKDGNMDMEDLKAHLNEDTAVFMVTNPNTLGLFEKNIEEIAKLVHASGALMYMDGANFNAIMGVTRPGDFGVDIMHFNLHKTFATPHGGGGPGSGPVGVKAFLADFLPVPVVRKNGETYSLDSNLPKSIGKVKAFYGNFAVMLRAYAYLRMIGCEGIRKVSEMAVLNANYMKELLKKHYNLPYDRICKHEFVLSINTFKESGIRALDIAKRLLDYGYHPPTIYFPLIVDEAFMIEPTETEDKETLDLFVETLIRIKQEIQETPETVKNAPLDTPVKRLDEVTAARNPVLKYEKKR, encoded by the coding sequence ATGGAACTCATATTCGAAAAGACAAAAGATGGCCGTAAAGCGTACACTTTGCCTGAATGCGCAAAATGTCAAACCGGTATTCCGGAGAAGTACCTGCGCCGTAACCTGACAAATTTGCCGGAAGTATCGGAATTGCAGATTGTCCGGCATTATACAAACCTTTCAAAGAGGAATATCGGGGTGGACGGTAATTTCTATCCGCTTGGGTCCTGTACTATGAAATACAATCCCAAGGTAAATGAAGATATAGCCGCGCTGCCCGGTTTTGCGAAACTTCACCCGCTTCAAAGTGAAGAGGATGTTCAGGGCGCTTTGAAAGTAATGTATGAGCTCGAAGATATGTTAAAAGAAGTTTCCGGTATGGATGCGGTTACTTTGCAGCCGGCTGCCGGAGCGCACGGGGAATTTACGGGTCTTTTAATTGCCAGGGCTTACCATAACAGCAAAGGGAGAACTCCGACCAGGGTAATTGTGCCGGACACCTCGCACGGGACTAACCCGTCAAGCGCTCATATTGCGGGTTATCATGTTGTTACGGTCAGATCCAAAGACGGTAATATGGATATGGAAGATCTAAAAGCACACTTAAATGAAGACACGGCCGTATTTATGGTAACCAATCCGAATACGCTCGGATTATTTGAAAAGAATATTGAAGAGATAGCAAAGCTGGTCCATGCCTCCGGTGCTCTTATGTATATGGACGGGGCTAATTTTAACGCAATAATGGGAGTTACCCGTCCCGGAGATTTTGGGGTTGATATCATGCATTTTAATCTCCATAAGACTTTTGCGACCCCTCATGGCGGCGGCGGTCCGGGCTCAGGACCTGTGGGTGTTAAAGCTTTTTTAGCGGATTTCCTGCCGGTGCCTGTGGTCAGGAAGAACGGCGAAACATATTCTTTGGACAGTAATCTGCCAAAATCTATCGGCAAAGTTAAAGCTTTCTATGGGAATTTCGCGGTAATGCTCCGGGCTTATGCCTATCTCAGGATGATCGGCTGTGAAGGAATCCGTAAAGTAAGCGAGATGGCAGTACTAAACGCCAATTACATGAAAGAGCTTCTTAAAAAACATTATAACCTGCCGTATGACAGGATTTGCAAACATGAATTTGTACTTTCTATTAATACATTTAAAGAAAGCGGAATAAGAGCTCTGGATATTGCAAAGCGGCTTTTAGATTACGGGTATCATCCGCCGACAATTTACTTTCCGCTTATTGTGGATGAGGCCTTTATGATAGAGCCGACAGAAACGGAAGACAAAGAAACACTTGACCTTTTTGTAGAGACACTTATCAGGATAAAACAGGAAATACAGGAAACTCCTGAGACGGTAAAAAATGCACCCCTCGATACTCCCGTAAAGCGTCTTGATGAAGTTACTGCGGCAAGAAATCCTGTCTTGAAATATGAAAAAAAACGCTAA
- a CDS encoding glycine cleavage system protein H: MFPEELKYTKSHEYVKAEGNSAVFGVSQYAVDQVKDIVYVELPKIGQELRAGSPFGSLESVKAVFELIAPASGKVTAVNEVINSSPEAVSKSPYAEGWMVKVELSNPAELEKLMNSSDYQKYIESEGHH; this comes from the coding sequence ATGTTTCCTGAAGAGTTAAAATATACAAAGAGCCATGAATATGTTAAAGCAGAGGGAAACTCAGCTGTTTTTGGTGTCTCGCAGTACGCTGTGGATCAGGTTAAGGATATTGTATATGTAGAACTCCCAAAGATAGGGCAGGAGCTTAGAGCCGGTTCTCCTTTTGGTTCTCTTGAATCAGTTAAGGCAGTGTTTGAATTAATTGCGCCTGCTTCAGGTAAAGTAACTGCGGTAAACGAAGTGATAAACTCTTCTCCGGAAGCAGTATCAAAAAGCCCTTACGCTGAAGGTTGGATGGTAAAAGTAGAACTTTCAAACCCTGCTGAATTGGAAAAACTTATGAATAGCTCTGACTATCAAAAGTACATTGAATCTGAAGGTCATCATTAA
- a CDS encoding polyribonucleotide nucleotidyltransferase — protein sequence MEISVKKTIAGRELTITTGKIAKLAEGSCTVRYGDTLVLSTVCSSDTVREGLDYFPLTVEYRERFYAAGKIPGGFFKREGRPRELETLNARITDRSMRPLFPSNLLNEVQIINTVLSYDTENEADVLALIGSSTATLNANIPYHGPVAPVKIGKIAGNMVIFPTMTDLKSSSMELLVVYMKAGVIMIECGSKEVTEAEVLEAVKFGRKTADEIIAMQEEMVSKVVKPNKTFTYRTVTADLEKQVKELAGEKLASVEKSGDKKQRAAAVKKIREEVKAALLLKFPEAKNEINGYLDTLESENLRKEILGNKVRPDGRGMTDIRPITCEVGYLPRTHGSAIFTRGQTQALVVTTLGTKDDIQYLDDLSGEAEKKYMLHYNFPPFATGEAKPIRGVGRREVGHGALAEKAIAPVIPSQEKFPYVINLVSDIIESNGSSSMASVCGATLSLMDAGVPIISPVAGISIGLIKETNGWVTITDIAGIEDHFGDMDFKVAGTAKGITAIQLDMKVEGISDEIIEKTLSQAKEARMLILDKITAAISAPRAELSTFAPRIVTIKVHQDKIKIIIGPSGKMIKKIVEETGASINIDDDGTVHIASADSAALEAAVNRIKEIAREAEMGATYTGKVKKVAEFGAFVEIFPGQDGLVHISELDINRVKRVEDVCREGDTMTVKVIGIDEKTGKIKLSKKALMTEQGK from the coding sequence ATGGAAATATCAGTAAAGAAGACGATAGCGGGCAGAGAGCTCACTATCACTACGGGTAAGATCGCCAAATTGGCGGAAGGTTCGTGTACCGTGAGGTATGGAGATACGTTGGTGCTTTCGACGGTATGTTCGTCGGATACGGTAAGGGAAGGGTTGGATTATTTTCCTCTTACGGTGGAGTACAGAGAAAGGTTTTACGCAGCAGGTAAAATTCCCGGCGGTTTCTTCAAAAGAGAAGGAAGACCCAGGGAGTTAGAAACGCTTAACGCCAGGATCACAGACAGATCCATGAGGCCTTTATTTCCCTCTAACCTGTTAAATGAAGTTCAGATTATAAATACCGTTCTTTCTTATGATACCGAGAACGAAGCCGATGTGCTCGCGCTTATCGGTTCATCCACAGCTACACTTAATGCGAACATTCCTTATCACGGACCCGTAGCTCCCGTCAAAATAGGCAAGATTGCCGGTAATATGGTTATTTTCCCTACGATGACCGACTTAAAGAGCAGCTCGATGGAACTCCTGGTTGTTTATATGAAAGCCGGTGTTATCATGATCGAGTGCGGCAGTAAAGAAGTGACCGAAGCAGAAGTGCTTGAAGCTGTCAAGTTCGGCAGAAAGACCGCGGATGAGATAATTGCGATGCAGGAAGAGATGGTGTCAAAAGTGGTAAAACCAAATAAAACTTTTACATACAGAACGGTAACCGCTGATCTGGAAAAGCAGGTTAAGGAATTAGCCGGTGAAAAACTTGCCTCCGTGGAAAAAAGCGGGGACAAAAAACAGAGAGCGGCAGCGGTTAAAAAAATAAGAGAAGAAGTGAAAGCAGCCCTTCTCTTAAAATTCCCTGAAGCAAAGAACGAGATCAACGGCTACCTGGATACTCTGGAGTCCGAAAATCTCCGCAAGGAAATACTCGGTAACAAAGTAAGGCCCGACGGCAGGGGCATGACGGATATCCGTCCTATCACCTGTGAAGTCGGATACCTTCCCCGCACCCATGGTTCGGCCATCTTTACAAGAGGTCAGACCCAGGCGCTTGTTGTTACCACGCTCGGTACCAAGGATGACATTCAGTATCTGGATGATCTTTCCGGTGAAGCAGAAAAGAAATACATGCTTCATTATAATTTTCCTCCGTTCGCGACCGGTGAAGCCAAACCAATCCGCGGTGTCGGAAGACGTGAAGTAGGTCACGGCGCGCTTGCCGAAAAAGCAATTGCCCCGGTGATCCCGAGCCAGGAAAAGTTCCCATATGTTATCAATCTGGTTTCCGATATTATCGAATCCAACGGTTCATCCTCCATGGCTTCCGTCTGCGGCGCAACTCTGTCGCTTATGGATGCCGGTGTACCGATAATCTCCCCGGTTGCGGGTATCTCCATCGGGCTCATTAAGGAAACAAACGGCTGGGTAACAATCACCGATATAGCGGGTATTGAAGATCATTTTGGCGATATGGATTTCAAAGTTGCCGGAACTGCAAAAGGTATCACTGCGATACAGCTCGACATGAAAGTCGAAGGTATCTCGGATGAGATAATAGAGAAGACCCTGAGCCAGGCGAAAGAAGCAAGAATGCTTATTCTTGATAAAATAACGGCCGCGATAAGTGCTCCGAGAGCAGAACTCTCCACTTTTGCGCCGAGAATTGTGACTATCAAGGTTCACCAGGACAAGATTAAGATAATCATCGGACCGTCCGGCAAGATGATCAAGAAGATCGTCGAAGAAACCGGAGCGAGTATAAATATTGATGATGACGGAACAGTGCATATTGCTTCCGCAGATAGCGCGGCGCTTGAAGCTGCGGTTAACAGGATTAAAGAGATAGCCAGAGAAGCTGAGATGGGCGCGACGTACACCGGCAAAGTAAAGAAAGTTGCCGAGTTCGGCGCGTTTGTTGAGATCTTCCCCGGTCAGGACGGTTTAGTTCATATTTCCGAACTCGATATTAACAGGGTGAAGAGAGTGGAAGACGTCTGCAGAGAAGGCGATACGATGACTGTTAAGGTTATTGGCATCGACGAAAAGACCGGCAAGATTAAACTTTCGAAAAAGGCCTTGATGACGGAACAAGGTAAATAA
- a CDS encoding glycine dehydrogenase (aminomethyl-transferring) — protein MNIPYLPHTDEDIRRMLEVSGVSSLEKLFSDIPEAIRYKGQIKLPKKVSESELRKELSLLSLKNKNADEYVNFLGGGIYDHYIPSVVKHLAGRSEFYTSYTPYQAEISQGLLQIYFEYQTMICELTKMDVSNASMYDGATALAEAALMAFNTNGRKKVLIAGALSPETIEVIRTYTKNSGITVETVPLFDGVADLNILKEMCTEETACVLVQQPNFFGCLEDVFEIEKLTHAIGALFIVSVDPVSFGLVVPPGDYNADIVVGEGQGLGNDMNFGGPLLGFFAAKKEFVRRLPGRIIGETTDKGGKRAFTLTLQTREQHIRREKATSNICSNEALCATSATIYLAWMGREGIREVAKSCASNAHYAAGLITKNPNFRLKFSAPFFKEFVIETNQSAEAVNKALLFNKILNLLDLGKYYPELKNNLLVCVTEKRTKEEIEQLAEVLSRVK, from the coding sequence ATGAATATTCCTTACCTGCCGCATACCGATGAAGATATAAGACGGATGCTGGAAGTGTCGGGTGTGTCTTCTCTTGAAAAACTGTTTTCGGATATTCCGGAAGCAATAAGATATAAAGGCCAAATAAAGCTTCCCAAAAAGGTGTCAGAATCAGAATTAAGAAAAGAGTTATCTCTGCTCTCGTTAAAAAATAAAAATGCAGACGAGTATGTGAATTTTCTTGGCGGCGGAATATATGATCATTATATTCCCTCTGTGGTAAAACATCTTGCCGGCAGGTCTGAGTTCTATACTTCCTATACCCCTTACCAGGCAGAGATCTCCCAGGGATTACTTCAGATTTATTTTGAATACCAGACTATGATCTGTGAACTTACAAAAATGGATGTCAGCAATGCTTCCATGTATGACGGAGCTACGGCTCTTGCGGAAGCGGCGCTAATGGCTTTTAACACAAATGGCAGGAAGAAAGTTTTAATTGCGGGTGCACTTTCTCCGGAAACGATAGAAGTGATAAGAACTTATACAAAAAATTCAGGGATAACCGTGGAAACGGTTCCTCTTTTTGACGGTGTTGCCGATCTTAATATCCTGAAAGAAATGTGTACGGAGGAAACTGCGTGCGTCCTTGTGCAGCAGCCGAATTTCTTCGGTTGTCTGGAAGATGTTTTCGAAATAGAAAAACTTACCCATGCCATAGGGGCTTTGTTTATTGTTTCTGTAGACCCGGTGTCTTTTGGTCTTGTCGTTCCTCCCGGAGATTACAACGCGGATATAGTCGTGGGAGAAGGACAGGGGTTGGGAAATGATATGAATTTTGGCGGACCACTGCTTGGCTTTTTTGCCGCTAAAAAAGAATTTGTCAGAAGATTGCCGGGCAGAATAATAGGTGAAACGACGGATAAAGGCGGGAAAAGGGCGTTTACACTGACGCTCCAGACCAGAGAACAGCATATCAGACGTGAAAAAGCCACTTCAAATATATGCTCCAACGAAGCGCTTTGTGCCACCTCGGCAACCATATACCTTGCGTGGATGGGCCGCGAAGGAATAAGGGAAGTAGCAAAAAGTTGTGCTTCAAATGCGCATTATGCAGCCGGTCTTATTACGAAAAATCCAAATTTTAGGCTGAAATTTTCTGCGCCTTTTTTTAAGGAATTTGTAATAGAAACTAACCAAAGCGCTGAAGCAGTTAATAAAGCCCTGCTTTTTAATAAGATATTAAATCTTCTGGATCTTGGTAAATATTATCCGGAGTTGAAAAACAACCTTTTAGTCTGTGTTACGGAAAAAAGGACAAAAGAAGAGATAGAACAGCTGGCAGAAGTCCTGAGCAGGGTTAAATAA
- a CDS encoding IMP dehydrogenase, translating to MAKNKFEKIGLTFDDVLLVPAKSELLHSEVDVSTYLTKNIKLNIPLISAAMDTVTEGRLAIAIAQEGGIGIIHKNLSWKEQAEQVDRVKRFMSGIITHPVTLSPDRSIKEASDIMKFKGISGFPVTLDGTVNGKLVGILTRRDLKFIKKMEGTVGDYMTKNNLVTAQEGVSLVKALEILNKNKVEKLPVVDKTGHLKGLVTIRDIEKRLEYPHSCKDEFGRLRVGAAIGVGKEAEERAEALVKADVDVLSIDSAHGHSKNVMEMVKKLRKKYPGMDIIAGNVATAEAAKDLCKLGVDGIKVGMGPGSICTTRVIAGIGVPQITAVYECSEIAKKYKVPVIADGGIKYSGDIPKALAAGASSVMIGNLFAGTDEAPGETVFLEGRRFKMYHGMGSLAAMKKGSKDRYFQDNVENQKLVPEGVEGRVPYRGSISNSVLQLIGGLRSGMGYCGTGSIKELQAKAKFIRITSAGLQENHPHNITITSEPPNYWL from the coding sequence ATGGCAAAAAACAAATTTGAAAAAATAGGACTAACCTTCGATGACGTATTATTGGTTCCGGCAAAGTCGGAACTGTTGCATTCGGAAGTGGATGTTTCAACTTATCTTACAAAAAATATCAAACTCAACATTCCTCTGATTTCAGCCGCCATGGATACGGTGACGGAAGGCCGGCTTGCTATAGCTATTGCGCAGGAAGGCGGTATAGGGATAATTCATAAGAATCTCAGCTGGAAAGAACAGGCAGAACAGGTGGACCGGGTAAAAAGATTTATGAGCGGTATCATCACGCATCCGGTTACGCTTTCTCCGGACAGATCAATTAAAGAAGCTTCGGATATTATGAAGTTCAAGGGCATCTCCGGATTTCCTGTAACCCTGGACGGCACTGTCAACGGAAAACTTGTCGGTATTTTAACTAGAAGAGATTTGAAGTTCATTAAAAAAATGGAAGGCACGGTCGGCGATTATATGACGAAAAATAATCTTGTGACCGCGCAGGAAGGCGTTTCGCTGGTTAAAGCTCTGGAGATACTAAATAAAAATAAAGTTGAAAAGCTTCCCGTAGTAGACAAAACCGGGCATTTAAAGGGACTTGTTACAATAAGAGATATTGAAAAGCGTCTTGAATATCCGCACTCCTGTAAAGATGAGTTTGGCAGGCTCCGTGTCGGAGCTGCAATTGGTGTAGGCAAGGAAGCGGAAGAAAGAGCGGAAGCGCTGGTAAAAGCAGATGTGGATGTGCTGTCTATTGATTCGGCTCACGGGCATTCCAAAAATGTAATGGAAATGGTGAAAAAACTCAGGAAGAAATATCCCGGTATGGATATTATCGCAGGAAATGTTGCGACCGCGGAAGCGGCAAAAGACCTTTGCAAACTGGGGGTTGACGGAATAAAGGTTGGGATGGGTCCAGGTTCTATATGTACTACCAGAGTAATCGCCGGAATAGGCGTTCCTCAAATAACTGCGGTTTATGAATGCAGTGAGATTGCAAAAAAATACAAAGTTCCTGTAATAGCCGACGGCGGTATAAAGTATTCCGGAGATATTCCAAAAGCACTGGCAGCAGGAGCTTCAAGTGTTATGATCGGTAATCTTTTTGCAGGTACGGATGAAGCCCCGGGGGAAACGGTCTTCCTGGAAGGCCGGAGATTTAAAATGTATCACGGGATGGGTTCTCTTGCGGCTATGAAAAAAGGCAGTAAAGACAGATATTTTCAGGATAACGTGGAAAATCAAAAACTGGTTCCGGAAGGTGTTGAAGGCAGAGTTCCCTACAGGGGATCTATCTCCAATAGTGTTCTTCAATTGATCGGAGGATTAAGAAGCGGTATGGGCTACTGCGGTACCGGTTCGATCAAGGAGCTTCAGGCAAAAGCAAAATTCATCAGGATAACATCCGCAGGTTTGCAGGAAAATCACCCGCATAATATTACAATTACCAGCGAGCCGCCCAACTACTGGTTGTAA
- a CDS encoding 30S ribosomal protein S15, with protein sequence MLNKEVKTGLISKYRKHEKDTGSSEVQVALLTGRINYLTEHLKIHKKDHSSRRGLLILVGKRRSLLDYIKRTDFEKYKKVIESLELRK encoded by the coding sequence ATGTTGAACAAAGAAGTGAAAACAGGTTTGATAAGTAAGTACAGGAAGCACGAGAAGGACACCGGCTCTTCAGAGGTTCAGGTGGCATTGCTCACCGGCAGGATAAATTATCTGACGGAGCATCTGAAGATCCACAAAAAAGACCACAGCAGCAGAAGGGGCCTTTTGATACTTGTGGGAAAAAGAAGAAGCCTTCTTGACTATATCAAGAGAACGGATTTCGAGAAGTACAAAAAAGTCATCGAGAGTTTAGAACTCCGCAAGTAA